A section of the Prionailurus bengalensis isolate Pbe53 chromosome C2, Fcat_Pben_1.1_paternal_pri, whole genome shotgun sequence genome encodes:
- the MFSD1 gene encoding major facilitator superfamily domain-containing protein 1 isoform X1 produces the protein MGEDDEEARALLEGNPSEAGRGASAVPAVPRALPALCDPSRLAHRLLVLLLMCFLGFGSYFCYDNPAALQTQVKRDMQVNTTRFMLLYAWYSWPNVVLCFFGGFLIDRVFGIRWGTIIFSCFVCIGQVVFALGGIFNAFWLMEFGRFVFGIGGESLAVAQNTYAVSWFKGKELNLVFGLQLSMARIGSTVNMNLMGWLYSKVEASLGSAGHTTLGVTLLIGGITCVLSLICALVLAYLDQRAERILHKEQGKTGEVIKLTDVKAFSLPLWLIFIICVCYYVAVFPFIGLGKVFFTEKFGFSPQAASAVNSIVYVISAPMSPIFGLLVDKTGKNIIWVLCAVVTTLAAHILLAFTLWNPWIAMCLLGISYSLLACALWPMVAFVVPEHQLGTAYGFMQSIQNLGLAIISIIAGMILDTRGYLFLEVFFIACVSLSLLSVVLLYVVNRARGGNLNYSARQREEVKLSHAE, from the exons ATGGGAGAGGACGATGAGGAAGCGCGGGCGCTGCTGGAAGGCAACCCCAGTGAGGCTGGCAGAGGTGCTTCGGCCGTCCCCGCTGTCCCCCGGGCGCTGCCGGCCCTTTGCGACCCCAGTCGCCTGGCGCACCGGCTTTTGGTGCTGTTGCTGATGTGCTTCCTAGGCTTCG GCAGCTATTTTTGCTATGATAATCCTGCTGCTCTTCAGACCCAAGTCAAACGG gATATGCAGGTGAATACCACGAGATTCATGCTGCTGTATGCCTGGTATTCTTGGCCCAatgtagttttgtgtttttttggtggCTTTTTGATAGACCGAGTATTTGGAATACG ATGGGGCACCATTATTTTTAGCTGCTTTGTTTGCATTGGACAG GTAGTTTTTGCTCTGGGTGGAATATTTAATGCTTTTTGGCTGATGGAATTTGGAAGGTTTGTGTTTGG GATTGGTGGGGAGTCCTTAGCAGTTGCCCAAAATACATACGCTGTGAGTTGGTTTAAAGGCAAAGAATTAAACTTGGTGTTTGGACTCCAACTTAGCATGGCTAGAATT ggAAGTACAGTAAACATGAACCTCATGGGATGGCTGTATTCTAAGGTTGAAGCTTCGTTGGGTTCTGCTGGTCACACAACCCTTGGGGTCACACTTCTGATTG gaGGTATAACATGTGTTCTTTCACTAATCTGTGCCTTGGTTCTCGCTTACTTGGATCAGAGAGCAGAACGAATCCTTcataaagaacaaggaaaaacAG gtgAAGTTATTAAGTTAACTGATGTGAAGGCCTTCTCCTTACCCCTGTGGCTGATATTTATCATCTGTGTCTGCTATTACGTGGCAGTCTTCCCTTTCATTGGACTTGGGAA agttttctttACAGAGAAATTTGGATTTTCTCCCCAGGCAGCAAGTGCTGTTAACAG TATTGTGTATGTCATATCAGCTCCGATGTCCCCAATATTTGGGCTCCTGGTGGATAAAACAGGGAAGAACATCATCTGGGTTTTGTGTGCAGTGGTTACCACTCTTGCTGCCCACATCTTGCTGGCCTTCACGCTGTGGAATCCTTGGATTGCTATG TGTCTCCTGGGAATCTCCTATTCGTTACTTGCCTGTGCATTGTGGCCAATGGTGGCGTTTGTAGTTCCTGAACATCAGCTAGGAACCGCATATGGCTT CATGCAGTCCATTCAGAATCTTGGGTTGGCGATCATTTCCATTATTGCTGGCATGATATTGGATACTCGGGGATATTTGTTTTTAGAAGTTTTCTTCATTGCCTGTGTTTCTT tGTCACTTTTATCTGTGGTCTTACTCTATGTGGTGAATCGTGCTCGAG GGGGGAACCTAAATTATTCTGCAAGAcaaagggaagaagtaaaactttctcATGCTGA atga
- the MFSD1 gene encoding major facilitator superfamily domain-containing protein 1 isoform X2 — translation MGEDDEEARALLEGNPSEAGRGASAVPAVPRALPALCDPSRLAHRLLVLLLMCFLGFGSYFCYDNPAALQTQVKRDMQVNTTRFMLLYAWYSWPNVVLCFFGGFLIDRVFGIRWGTIIFSCFVCIGQVVFALGGIFNAFWLMEFGRFVFGIGGESLAVAQNTYAVSWFKGKELNLVFGLQLSMARIGSTVNMNLMGWLYSKVEASLGSAGHTTLGVTLLIGGITCVLSLICALVLAYLDQRAERILHKEQGKTGEVIKLTDVKAFSLPLWLIFIICVCYYVAVFPFIGLGKVFFTEKFGFSPQAASAVNSIVYVISAPMSPIFGLLVDKTGKNIIWVLCAVVTTLAAHILLAFTLWNPWIAMCLLGISYSLLACALWPMVAFVVPEHQLGTAYGFMQSIQNLGLAIISIIAGMILDTRGYLFLEVFFIACVSLSLLSVVLLYVVNRARGGNLNYSARQREEVKLSHAE, via the exons ATGGGAGAGGACGATGAGGAAGCGCGGGCGCTGCTGGAAGGCAACCCCAGTGAGGCTGGCAGAGGTGCTTCGGCCGTCCCCGCTGTCCCCCGGGCGCTGCCGGCCCTTTGCGACCCCAGTCGCCTGGCGCACCGGCTTTTGGTGCTGTTGCTGATGTGCTTCCTAGGCTTCG GCAGCTATTTTTGCTATGATAATCCTGCTGCTCTTCAGACCCAAGTCAAACGG gATATGCAGGTGAATACCACGAGATTCATGCTGCTGTATGCCTGGTATTCTTGGCCCAatgtagttttgtgtttttttggtggCTTTTTGATAGACCGAGTATTTGGAATACG ATGGGGCACCATTATTTTTAGCTGCTTTGTTTGCATTGGACAG GTAGTTTTTGCTCTGGGTGGAATATTTAATGCTTTTTGGCTGATGGAATTTGGAAGGTTTGTGTTTGG GATTGGTGGGGAGTCCTTAGCAGTTGCCCAAAATACATACGCTGTGAGTTGGTTTAAAGGCAAAGAATTAAACTTGGTGTTTGGACTCCAACTTAGCATGGCTAGAATT ggAAGTACAGTAAACATGAACCTCATGGGATGGCTGTATTCTAAGGTTGAAGCTTCGTTGGGTTCTGCTGGTCACACAACCCTTGGGGTCACACTTCTGATTG gaGGTATAACATGTGTTCTTTCACTAATCTGTGCCTTGGTTCTCGCTTACTTGGATCAGAGAGCAGAACGAATCCTTcataaagaacaaggaaaaacAG gtgAAGTTATTAAGTTAACTGATGTGAAGGCCTTCTCCTTACCCCTGTGGCTGATATTTATCATCTGTGTCTGCTATTACGTGGCAGTCTTCCCTTTCATTGGACTTGGGAA agttttctttACAGAGAAATTTGGATTTTCTCCCCAGGCAGCAAGTGCTGTTAACAG TATTGTGTATGTCATATCAGCTCCGATGTCCCCAATATTTGGGCTCCTGGTGGATAAAACAGGGAAGAACATCATCTGGGTTTTGTGTGCAGTGGTTACCACTCTTGCTGCCCACATCTTGCTGGCCTTCACGCTGTGGAATCCTTGGATTGCTATG TGTCTCCTGGGAATCTCCTATTCGTTACTTGCCTGTGCATTGTGGCCAATGGTGGCGTTTGTAGTTCCTGAACATCAGCTAGGAACCGCATATGGCTT CATGCAGTCCATTCAGAATCTTGGGTTGGCGATCATTTCCATTATTGCTGGCATGATATTGGATACTCGGGGATATTTGTTTTTAGAAGTTTTCTTCATTGCCTGTGTTTCTT tGTCACTTTTATCTGTGGTCTTACTCTATGTGGTGAATCGTGCTCGAG GGGGGAACCTAAATTATTCTGCAAGAcaaagggaagaagtaaaactttctcATGCTGAGTaa